The following proteins are co-located in the Gloeocapsa sp. PCC 7428 genome:
- the sfsA gene encoding DNA/RNA nuclease SfsA, with protein sequence MILYHYPTLYPGVLLKRYKRFFADVQLASGEVVTAHCPNTGPMTGICQPGSAVQVSYSDNPKRSLKYTWEMILVNDNEPTWVGVNTSLPNRIVKLALEENLFPLGSYDNIRFEVPYGADKKSRVDFVLTGDRTTYIEVKSTTWVHGRTGLFPDTETTRGQKHLRELTALIPASDAVMLYFINRGDCTAFAPGDSADPIYGQLLRAAIALGLKILPCRFNITPAGIEYLGLAELKI encoded by the coding sequence ATGATTCTTTACCACTACCCAACGTTGTATCCTGGTGTTCTTCTCAAACGCTATAAGCGGTTTTTTGCAGATGTGCAGTTGGCGTCTGGGGAAGTTGTGACAGCACATTGTCCGAATACAGGACCAATGACAGGAATTTGTCAACCTGGTAGTGCTGTACAGGTGTCTTATAGTGACAATCCGAAGCGATCGCTTAAGTACACTTGGGAAATGATTCTAGTCAATGACAATGAACCGACTTGGGTAGGTGTGAATACAAGTTTACCGAATCGGATTGTTAAGCTAGCGTTAGAAGAAAACTTGTTTCCTTTGGGGAGTTACGACAATATTCGCTTTGAAGTTCCCTACGGTGCAGACAAGAAAAGTCGCGTAGATTTTGTGTTGACGGGCGATCGCACAACATACATCGAAGTCAAAAGCACAACTTGGGTTCACGGGCGTACCGGGTTATTTCCTGATACAGAAACAACACGCGGACAAAAACATTTACGCGAACTTACCGCATTAATACCAGCAAGCGATGCAGTGATGTTGTACTTTATCAATCGCGGTGATTGTACCGCATTTGCCCCTGGAGATAGTGCCGATCCAATTTATGGTCAATTATTGCGTGCAGCGATCGCATTAGGTTTAAAAATACTACCATGTCGCTTCAACATTACCCCCGCAGGTATTGAGTATTTGGGATTAGCCGAACTAAAAATTTAA
- a CDS encoding serine/threonine-protein kinase — protein sequence MLHCGQILQGRYQLQEKLKDSLLKQTWLAVDLATQPTTFVVIKLLTFTDATRWEELKLFERQAQVLKQLNYPQIPRYQDEFWLEAQESAYVLVQEYIPGRSLEQLQQRWSEAQIHQIAKQVLDILAYLHELHPPVIHRDIKPSNLIWGDDDKVYLVDFGGVQDQTVSPGATFTVVGTYGYTPLEQFGGKAVAASDLYALGATLIHLLTGILPADLPQHNLQLQFAELVNCSPSLLSWLQKMTEPALEKRFGCARQALAALESGIVLDATLVNNSGKGGLFNASIAVPAEIQGWNWGAFLLAPFWLVANRVWIGVLSWVPILGFWMAIALGVKGNEWAWKSRRWESIEHFQKSQKRWAIAGITAGIAINLVVWHLGILFLLSTLF from the coding sequence ATGCTGCATTGCGGACAAATTTTACAAGGGCGCTATCAACTGCAAGAAAAACTCAAAGATTCGCTACTCAAGCAAACTTGGCTAGCAGTCGATCTGGCGACACAACCAACAACGTTTGTAGTGATTAAACTACTAACTTTCACCGATGCTACACGGTGGGAAGAGTTAAAACTATTTGAACGCCAAGCCCAGGTACTCAAGCAGTTAAATTATCCACAAATTCCACGCTATCAAGATGAATTTTGGCTAGAAGCGCAAGAGTCTGCTTATGTTCTTGTTCAAGAATACATTCCTGGTAGATCGCTTGAACAGTTACAACAACGTTGGAGTGAAGCACAAATTCACCAAATTGCGAAACAGGTATTAGATATCCTTGCATACCTCCACGAGTTACATCCGCCAGTTATCCATCGTGACATCAAGCCGAGTAATTTAATTTGGGGTGATGACGATAAAGTTTATTTAGTTGATTTTGGTGGAGTTCAAGATCAAACTGTATCGCCAGGTGCAACATTTACAGTAGTCGGAACTTATGGTTATACACCATTAGAACAATTTGGCGGTAAAGCCGTTGCCGCATCGGATTTGTATGCTTTGGGTGCAACTTTAATTCATTTGCTCACTGGCATCCTACCCGCAGACTTGCCGCAACACAACTTACAATTGCAATTTGCAGAATTAGTCAATTGTAGTCCTAGTCTACTAAGTTGGTTGCAGAAAATGACCGAACCCGCACTAGAAAAGCGATTTGGTTGTGCACGTCAAGCGCTAGCTGCTTTAGAATCTGGAATTGTGCTTGATGCAACTTTGGTAAATAACTCTGGTAAGGGTGGTTTATTTAATGCATCGATCGCCGTACCCGCAGAAATTCAAGGTTGGAACTGGGGCGCTTTTTTACTTGCACCATTTTGGTTAGTCGCGAATCGCGTGTGGATTGGGGTATTATCCTGGGTTCCCATCTTGGGATTTTGGATGGCGATCGCGCTTGGTGTTAAAGGTAACGAATGGGCGTGGAAAAGTCGCCGCTGGGAAAGTATTGAACACTTCCAAAAGTCTCAAAAACGTTGGGCGATCGCTGGAATTACTGCGGGAATTGCCATTAATCTTGTCGTTTGGCACTTGGGAATATTGTTTTTACTTTCAACTCTTTTCTAA
- a CDS encoding Uma2 family endonuclease, translating to MNITTVKKLSFIEFLEQYPDGRGIFELVDGEIVQVEPTRAHKNVARFLMFAFNDEIRRLGLDYIVDKDIIIRTVTASGKEQGRNPDVGVVSSTLWNSNVSTYGAVTEPIQLAVEVISTNWEDDYVDKFDEYQRLGIFEYWIVDYLAIASRTILGSPKVPTVFIHQLINNKYQTQAFKGADKISSPTFPEINLTVEQIVAASQFSKL from the coding sequence ATGAATATCACCACAGTAAAAAAATTGAGTTTCATCGAATTTCTTGAACAGTACCCAGATGGTAGAGGTATCTTTGAACTGGTGGATGGAGAAATTGTTCAGGTGGAACCGACGAGGGCGCACAAAAATGTTGCTAGGTTTCTCATGTTTGCTTTCAATGATGAAATCAGGCGGTTAGGACTCGATTACATTGTTGATAAAGATATTATTATCCGAACTGTTACAGCATCTGGGAAGGAACAAGGAAGAAACCCTGATGTTGGGGTTGTTTCTAGTACATTATGGAACAGTAATGTATCGACTTACGGTGCGGTGACGGAACCGATTCAACTTGCGGTAGAAGTTATTTCTACAAATTGGGAAGATGATTACGTTGATAAGTTTGATGAGTATCAGCGGTTAGGAATTTTTGAATATTGGATTGTTGATTATTTAGCGATCGCTTCTCGCACAATCTTAGGTTCGCCGAAAGTACCTACTGTTTTTATTCACCAGTTAATCAATAATAAGTATCAAACACAAGCTTTTAAAGGTGCGGATAAAATTAGTTCGCCAACTTTCCCAGAAATAAACCTGACTGTAGAACAAATTGTTGCAGCTAGCCAGTTTTCAAAACTTTAA
- a CDS encoding cupin domain-containing protein produces the protein MEQQPPSLLKASEIHSMDEIEFHHPLNPNSELYMRTLSRIVGLERIAVTIARVPPGKESFIYHLHRHEEEWIYILAGKGIAEIGDSEYEVAAGDFMGFGLPQQPHHLRNPFREDLVYLMGGEKKDCDIGVFPRLGKRAIRDGDSAYVVDDSMLQDFWSSKVSSD, from the coding sequence ATGGAGCAGCAACCACCTTCTCTACTCAAAGCATCAGAGATTCACTCGATGGATGAGATTGAATTTCACCACCCACTCAACCCAAATTCAGAACTCTATATGCGGACACTCAGTCGTATAGTTGGACTTGAGCGTATCGCAGTGACGATCGCCCGCGTACCACCAGGTAAGGAATCGTTTATATATCATTTGCATCGTCACGAGGAAGAATGGATTTATATCCTCGCGGGTAAAGGTATTGCAGAAATTGGCGACAGTGAATACGAAGTCGCAGCAGGTGACTTTATGGGCTTTGGGTTACCGCAACAACCACACCATCTCCGCAATCCTTTTCGTGAAGATCTTGTTTATCTCATGGGTGGTGAAAAAAAAGATTGTGATATCGGTGTTTTTCCTCGGTTGGGCAAACGTGCGATCCGCGATGGTGATTCAGCCTACGTTGTTGATGATTCGATGCTACAGGATTTTTGGAGTAGCAAAGTTAGTAGTGACTAA
- a CDS encoding EAL domain-containing protein has product MTTTLTLIATYDVRLVTLSVVIALFGSYIALDLAGQIASAQGSAKKLWLIGGTVCLGMSIWAMHFIAMLAYQLPIPAVYDLTIVFVSMAIAITGAGAGLFIVTNKQPLQRFSLLAGALFVGLGIVGLHLTAMASMRVAAVPVYSPQLMMLAATTAVACSGSALWLEFHPWTIQAIASSIRKIGSTFLLATAIVGMHYIAMIAVNFQPDAQITAQTSPEVNNGRLALLIGVATLIILILTLLASFFGQQSIANIAKLEAQRQSEARFRALVQNASDIIVIIAADCTISYLSPSASRILGLEPEQELGKNALELVHQEDVSKAQQLHAELQNTTGVKITTELRLKHINGDWRDFEVIINNLLAEADIGGIVATCRDISDRKAQQQQLYMLERAVDQSIDGIAVSDLEGKILFINPAWAQMHRCSQTEVVGQHLSIFHTEEQMQQEVFPFLEKLQRLGADSGEIGHKRFDGTLFPAQKAVAVLKDGTGKAIGYTAIARDITERKRAEAQLREYAFHDPLTKLPNRALFMERLEYALHKIRRDRDYLFAVLFLDLDRFKVINDSLGHSCGDQLLVAIAHRTKNCLRPTDTAARLGGDEFTILLEDIKHITDAIRVADRIQNELKLPFTLGEYEVFTTASIGIALSHSGYDRASDLLRDADIAMYRAKTHGKARYEIFNTEMHVQAMARLQLENDLRRAVERQEFQLYYQPIVSLNSGKIASFEALLRWRHPQRGLLLPNEFLSVVEETGLSVALNLWVLWKACQQMQQWQQQFTTNAPLAICVNFCSQLFAQTNLVEQVKTVLEETNLNPQSLKIEITESVILENAASATTLLLELKALGIQLAIDDFGIGYSSLGRLYSFPINVLKIDRSFIAQADTNSDSLDIFATIVTLAHSLGVDVTAEGIETAQQLARIRELHCEYGQGNYFSLPVDSKAAAALIKQQPQW; this is encoded by the coding sequence ATGACAACAACACTCACGCTGATAGCGACTTATGATGTTCGCTTAGTGACGCTTTCGGTAGTTATTGCGCTATTTGGTTCTTACATTGCTTTAGACCTCGCAGGACAAATTGCCTCGGCGCAAGGATCGGCAAAAAAATTATGGCTTATTGGCGGTACAGTTTGCTTAGGTATGAGCATCTGGGCAATGCACTTTATTGCGATGCTTGCTTACCAGTTGCCGATTCCGGCAGTATATGACTTGACGATTGTCTTTGTCTCGATGGCGATTGCAATTACGGGTGCGGGTGCTGGATTATTTATTGTTACCAATAAGCAACCTCTGCAACGGTTCTCTTTATTAGCAGGCGCATTGTTTGTGGGGTTAGGAATTGTTGGTTTGCACTTGACTGCGATGGCGTCGATGCGCGTTGCTGCTGTTCCGGTGTATAGTCCACAACTGATGATGCTTGCTGCTACTACGGCTGTCGCGTGTTCGGGTAGTGCTTTATGGTTGGAATTTCACCCTTGGACGATACAGGCGATCGCTTCTAGTATCCGTAAAATCGGCAGTACATTTCTCCTCGCAACGGCAATTGTAGGAATGCACTACATTGCTATGATTGCTGTTAACTTCCAGCCCGACGCGCAAATAACAGCACAAACTTCACCAGAAGTCAATAATGGTCGGTTAGCACTCTTAATTGGAGTTGCAACTTTGATCATTTTGATTCTGACGCTGTTGGCTTCGTTCTTTGGGCAGCAATCAATTGCTAACATAGCTAAACTTGAAGCTCAACGTCAAAGTGAAGCTCGATTCCGCGCGCTTGTACAAAACGCTTCGGATATTATTGTCATTATTGCAGCAGATTGCACCATAAGTTATCTTAGTCCATCTGCTAGTCGCATTTTGGGCTTAGAACCAGAACAAGAACTTGGCAAAAATGCTTTGGAACTTGTACACCAAGAGGATGTTTCTAAAGCACAGCAATTACACGCAGAATTACAAAACACTACTGGTGTCAAGATCACAACAGAATTACGCCTCAAACATATCAACGGCGATTGGCGCGATTTTGAAGTGATTATTAATAACTTACTCGCCGAAGCGGATATCGGGGGGATTGTCGCTACGTGTCGGGATATTAGCGATCGCAAAGCACAACAGCAACAGCTATATATGTTAGAACGCGCTGTCGATCAGTCAATTGATGGCATTGCTGTAAGCGATTTAGAAGGCAAAATACTCTTTATTAATCCGGCTTGGGCACAAATGCACCGCTGTAGCCAAACTGAAGTCGTTGGGCAGCACCTTAGCATCTTTCACACCGAAGAACAGATGCAGCAAGAAGTTTTCCCTTTTCTGGAAAAATTGCAACGACTAGGGGCTGACTCTGGAGAAATTGGACACAAACGTTTTGATGGTACTCTCTTTCCTGCTCAAAAAGCAGTTGCGGTACTCAAAGATGGTACGGGTAAAGCCATCGGTTATACTGCGATCGCCCGCGATATTACCGAACGCAAGCGCGCCGAAGCTCAACTGCGCGAATATGCATTCCACGACCCCTTGACAAAACTGCCAAATCGTGCATTATTTATGGAGCGTTTGGAGTACGCACTGCATAAAATCAGACGCGATCGAGACTATTTATTTGCCGTTTTGTTTCTTGATTTAGACCGCTTCAAAGTGATTAATGATAGTTTAGGGCATAGTTGCGGCGATCAATTACTTGTTGCGATCGCCCACAGAACCAAAAATTGTCTGCGCCCTACCGATACCGCCGCGCGCCTTGGTGGTGATGAATTTACAATTCTTTTAGAAGATATAAAACATATCACTGATGCGATTCGCGTTGCCGATCGCATTCAAAACGAACTCAAGTTACCCTTTACGCTAGGCGAGTACGAAGTCTTCACAACCGCAAGCATCGGCATTGCTTTGAGTCATTCCGGTTACGATCGCGCTTCCGATTTATTACGCGACGCTGACATTGCAATGTATCGCGCGAAAACGCACGGTAAAGCGCGCTACGAGATTTTTAACACTGAGATGCACGTGCAAGCAATGGCACGCTTGCAATTAGAGAATGATTTGCGCCGCGCCGTAGAACGTCAAGAGTTTCAACTTTACTATCAACCGATTGTATCGCTCAACAGCGGTAAGATAGCTAGCTTTGAAGCTTTACTCCGCTGGCGACATCCTCAGCGAGGCTTACTACTACCCAATGAGTTTTTGTCAGTCGTAGAAGAAACAGGGCTAAGCGTAGCCTTAAACTTGTGGGTGTTGTGGAAAGCTTGCCAACAAATGCAACAATGGCAGCAGCAGTTTACTACCAATGCACCGTTAGCGATTTGCGTAAATTTTTGCAGTCAACTCTTTGCACAAACAAATTTAGTCGAACAAGTGAAAACGGTGCTTGAGGAAACAAACTTAAATCCTCAAAGCTTGAAAATCGAGATTACCGAAAGTGTCATTTTAGAAAATGCTGCATCGGCAACAACACTGCTTTTAGAACTCAAAGCTTTAGGTATTCAACTTGCGATCGATGATTTTGGCATAGGATACTCATCATTGGGTCGATTATACAGTTTTCCGATCAATGTTTTAAAAATCGACCGTTCATTTATTGCGCAAGCTGATACGAACTCAGATAGCTTAGATATTTTTGCGACGATCGTTACATTAGCGCACAGTTTAGGCGTTGATGTCACCGCAGAAGGAATAGAAACCGCACAACAACTTGCGAGAATTAGAGAACTCCACTGCGAATACGGACAAGGTAATTATTTCTCATTACCAGTTGATAGCAAAGCCGCCGCCGCACTTATCAAACAGCAACCACAGTGGTAG